The proteins below are encoded in one region of Zerene cesonia ecotype Mississippi chromosome 10, Zerene_cesonia_1.1, whole genome shotgun sequence:
- the LOC119829581 gene encoding dual specificity protein phosphatase 13-like isoform X1 has translation MSYRDSYSLFPRYHSYSAAKDLRVGSHLRSSTLYGGSQSSVLSSLSTYRSRPLEGITYTPTPDVNEVYPGLFVGDAVAAKDKAFLRRMGINYVLNTAEGKRYTQVDTDHLYYRDCPGLRYKGFQLMDLPSTDISKYFHIAANFIDEGISRGGRVLVHCLMGVSRSATCALAFLMIKRGMTLTEALALVRSRRDIHPNEGFVRQLQDLDRQLRVCRVR, from the exons ATGAGTTATAGGGATTCT TACTCGCTATTCCCGAGATATCATTCATACAGCGCAGCTAAAGATCTACGTGTAGGATCACATCTAAGAAGTTCAACG TTGTATGGAGGGTCTCAGTCTTCAGTGCTGAGTTCTCTATCAACATACAGGTCAAGGCCTTTGGAAGGCATTACTTATACACCCACACCTGATGTAAATGAAGTATATCCAGGCCTCTTCGTTGGTGATGC TGTGGCAGCAAAAGATAAAGCCTTTTTAAGACGCATGGGTATTAACTATGTATTGAATACTGCTGAAGGCAAACGTTACACTCAAGTTGATACTGACCATTTGTATTATCGCGATTGTCCTGGTCTGCGATACAAGGGCTTCCAGCTTATGGATCTTCCATCTACTGATATTTCTAAGTATTTCCATATTGCCGCCAATTTCATTGATGAAGGGATTAGCAGGGGTG GTCGTGTACTGGTGCATTGCTTAATGGGTGTATCGCGTTCGGCTACGTGTGCGCTTGCGTTCCTTATGATCAAGCGAGGCATGACTCTCACAGAAGCGCTGGCTCTCGTTCGCTCTCGCCGCGACATTCATCCCAATGAAGGCTTCGTCCGCCAACTGCAAGACCTCGACAGGCAACTGAGGGTCTGCAGGGTCCGCTGA
- the LOC119829581 gene encoding dual specificity protein phosphatase 13-like isoform X2 encodes MSYRDSLYGGSQSSVLSSLSTYRSRPLEGITYTPTPDVNEVYPGLFVGDAVAAKDKAFLRRMGINYVLNTAEGKRYTQVDTDHLYYRDCPGLRYKGFQLMDLPSTDISKYFHIAANFIDEGISRGGRVLVHCLMGVSRSATCALAFLMIKRGMTLTEALALVRSRRDIHPNEGFVRQLQDLDRQLRVCRVR; translated from the exons ATGAGTTATAGGGATTCT TTGTATGGAGGGTCTCAGTCTTCAGTGCTGAGTTCTCTATCAACATACAGGTCAAGGCCTTTGGAAGGCATTACTTATACACCCACACCTGATGTAAATGAAGTATATCCAGGCCTCTTCGTTGGTGATGC TGTGGCAGCAAAAGATAAAGCCTTTTTAAGACGCATGGGTATTAACTATGTATTGAATACTGCTGAAGGCAAACGTTACACTCAAGTTGATACTGACCATTTGTATTATCGCGATTGTCCTGGTCTGCGATACAAGGGCTTCCAGCTTATGGATCTTCCATCTACTGATATTTCTAAGTATTTCCATATTGCCGCCAATTTCATTGATGAAGGGATTAGCAGGGGTG GTCGTGTACTGGTGCATTGCTTAATGGGTGTATCGCGTTCGGCTACGTGTGCGCTTGCGTTCCTTATGATCAAGCGAGGCATGACTCTCACAGAAGCGCTGGCTCTCGTTCGCTCTCGCCGCGACATTCATCCCAATGAAGGCTTCGTCCGCCAACTGCAAGACCTCGACAGGCAACTGAGGGTCTGCAGGGTCCGCTGA